AAACAATTAATTCTGTGGTGGCTTTCACACCACCCATCTTAACCTCactcctctccctgtccctcaaTTCGCCCTTTAAACAtgctttacaaaaatattttatgttcatgtgtgttttgcctgcatgtatgtctgtgtgagggtgtcagaagccctagaactggagtcacagacaattgtgagctaccatatggatgctggaattgaacccatgtcctctggaagagcagccagtaactgctgagctgcctctccagcacccctcCTTTTTGGGGGgacagtgctgaggactgagcctACACTGTTATGCACACTAATGCACTTATCCTACCTCTCAGCTTTAACTGCACCACTTTTGAGTGTTAATCTGAAAGTCTTAGACTTTGAGAGTGGAAAAAGTTTCCGCCTGTGGTACCTAGCAGTTGTCCCATTTAATCTAATGAGATTGTCACACAGTGAGGTCAAGGAACCAATTTCAGATCTCATTGGCTTCTGAGACAAGGGTCTGATCCAACCAGGTGAGCTCTGACCAGGGAGTGTTCCACTCACTGATTCTGCTGCCCATAGAAGACAgcagtgtttgtgtttgtgtattgaGCCAGGTTTCTACTGTGTAACCTTGGCTTACCTGGGACCTTACCATGCAGaccagatctgtctgcctctgcctctcaagagcaGGGACTAGAGTGTGGCCTCCACGCCTGGCAGAAAGGGGGTGGAGTGCATGACATCTCCACCCAGACAACCCACGGCTAACCCTCTCCACCAACTTGGCTGCTACTACCCACCCTGTGGCTGCCTGTGTCAGCAACGGGGTCAGCAGTCAGTTTCAGAATAAAATGCAGCTTTATTAGGATATAGTAAAGACTAAAAGCCACCAGGGAGACAGTCAAGCCCCTCAAAATGACAGGGGAGAAAGTGACATAAATGTCTTGGTAATAAAACTTCTAACTACAGTACAATCATTGAATATTTTTCCCCTCACAAAAGGATTTCAAAGCTATAATAAATGAAACAAGCCACTTGTCAAAAAGAACAATAATTTTACACAAGGAAAAGCATACATACCAAGCCAAACACAACAGCACTCAGGTTCCCATGGTGTAGGGCGCTCAGGCCTGTGCCCAGCTTGAGGGGGCTCCTGGGATGAAGAGAGGAACTGCAGACCCCATTCTACCTCCTGCACTGAAGACATCTGAAGAGGGCTGGTCTGGCCTCCTGTGAGGCTGGGACCAGTGGTATATGGGAAGAGACTGGGGCTGGGCAATACAGCCCTGTGATGAGACACACTTCATGCCCATCTGAGCACCTACACTGGATGGTCCTTGGGTGGGAAATCCTTTTCCTGCCTTGTTATCTAAAGGCAGAACTGGAAGACCTTCCCAAGCCCACTGCTCTAATCTGCCGCTCCTCAGTCATCCACACATGCCTGTCTATCTGAGACATCATGCTGAAGGTCACAGGACACAGAGGGAGGGCCAGATagatgtgtggcagtcagagtTGGTTGGCCTCCTTGCCACGGGCACAGAGTGCGGTGCTTAGAATGTTGTCCATGGTAAAGAAGGGGAAATACATTTGGATAGAAAAGGTTAAAGTCAGGCTGACAGAAAACAGGTGCTGTCCTCCTCAGTGCCCCGAATTCAGGGAGAGATGGGCTGTGTGCTCTGGGGACAGAGGAAGCAGGCCTGGCCAGCACACCTGCTCATTTCCCCTGCTTCTGGATGCCCCATCCACCAGAGTGTCAAGGAGACAGACCTTCAGGAGGAGTTGGGCTCTGGTTCCTCTAGGCCAACTGCAGAGAACTCTTTCCTCTGGGTATTCACAAACACAAGAATATGACTCCCCAAGGGCATCTCCACAGCTGAGTCCACAAACATGGGTCCATGCCTGAGAACCTGAGCCCACCCACATTTCTTAAAATGGGCTTCTTCTAAAACATgcttcaagttgtcctctactCTAAATGCAGAAACAAGAACACAACAGCAGAGAACATGGCGAGTGAGCACACTGTACAGGAGGGTTAGTTGTCCTTGGCTCCTGAAGGGGATTTCACACTGACTGAACAGCACCACTTAACTCTGCCATAGCTACCCTATCCCATCACAACGGACTAGGGAGCTGGGCTAGAACCTGCCCTGCATTTTTGCAGCCTATCAGTGAAGAAAAGTCCTCTTATCTTCAAATAGTTCAAAAAAATTCTGCCTACATGATAACTATGTAATTCAAATTTTGGGTGTGTAAATAAAGGACAATCAGAACACAGCTGTACACGCTATGCGTGAATGATGCACATGATACCTGCTGTAGAGCTACAGCTCAGAGCCTGGCTTAGGAAATACTTGCTGGTCCTGAAACTCCTGGGGTAATGTGCCCATAGGTTCCTGGGCAAGCACCACTGAAAAGGCAGTGGTGTAAAGAGAAAGCATTGAGACCCTAGACTTTAATTTCTTAGAAATAGACAACCTAAGCCTTGTCCAAAGACACATGCAAAATATCTTACAAGAAACTTCATGACTGACCCTGTGAGCAGAACTGGTCACCAAGCCTTTTTATTCTGGCTGTAACTGAAACTATAGCAAACGTGGAACAGTGGAGGACATAGTGCAATGCAGCCTCCAACCTGGACCACTCAGCCACAAATCTCACAGGGCCACTAAACCACCTGCGCAGGCAAAAGGACCAAAGACCAAAGAAGGGATGTGGGAAGATTGGATCAATGGAGCCACCAAGGCATATTCCATCTACTGCAAAGATCCACTGCCTGGCCACCAGCCATGTAGAAGGCAGAGCACAGGGCAAGCAAATGGCACGGATCAAAAAGCAAGACAATCTGCTTtcagaggaaagaggatcacCTAGACTTCCATATAAACTCGGTAATCATTCACTTTACTACTATCACATTTATGAAATTCACTATTGTGGGAAAAGAGCAAGGGGTAGAGATAAGATGCCTATTTCTAGAATCTCTGGGCTGATGTTTCCACATGCAGTTGATGCTAAGTTATCTGTAGGACAGATGTTTCTAGCCTGTGGGTGGCCTCAACCTGGGCCCAGGGCTATTTTACAACCTTAGAAAGAACAGGCACACTCCCTGCCCTTAATGCCACAAAACACAGAAGGCTGCTGCAAACAGTCTGCCCTCTGGCATCAACTTTGCCCACTCTACAGCCTTAATGGGCTCATTTTCAACGATGTAGGTGCTTTTTAAACCGTGTGGGATGACAGGGTGAAGCACTAGGCAGAGGCTGGTCTGCTCTGAGGACATCCACCCTCAGCATACCACAAGGTTGAGAAGAGGCGGCCCTTCAGCTCCTGTCCACCAAGGGCATGCTCCACTCAATCTTATAGCTCATGGCCACCCTGACATCTCCTAGTGCAGAGGGGCCACGTGTGAGGCACGTCTGCACAGGAGGGTTACCATGGTGTTCTGATGTGGGGAGACCAGGGGTCATGTCGGAGAGCTTGCCaacttgttctttttgtttttcctgtccaGCAGGGCAGGAGGCTACTCATATTCCAGGAACTGTTTGTGGTAGAAGAGTAGGTACCTGAGGAAGTAAAGGGAAAAGTGGGCTTAGTCCTAACTTCCAAAATAGCTATGCCAGTCAAGACTGATCCACAAGTCTGACTTTTTGATGGTATGATACTGTAGCACCTCAAGTCTTCAGGAAAGGGACACTTCCGGCCTCCTATCATCCAACTGGACTCAGTGACTTCCTGTAGTCACGACCTCTCCAGGTCTCCTTCAACTCCAACCCTGCCCAGTAAGCAGCACACTCTTTCTCCATGAGCTCTCTCCAGGGGGCGCCCAGAGCCCAGAGCCTCACATCCACCATCTGCATCTGTGGCAGGTGGTCTGTCTTGACCCTGGGCCTGGGAATTCTAAGGACCTGAGGAGGCTCAGGGTAGACGACACATGAGTAACAAAAGCAGCAGAAGCTGATCCAGAACCGCTGCATAGCATGGATAGGACAAATGCTGACCGCAATGTTCTTTGATCTagaggaggcacagacaggaacTATGTTCAGCAACACTCCCACCCTGTAATCACAACCTAAAGGTGTGACATCTGATCCAAGGAGCCACTGTCCCTTCAGCAACAAACTAAATTAAGGTGAATATCCCTTGTGACAGATGCAGCCTAGCCTGTGGCTCTGGTCAGACAGGAGTGATGGACAAGCACCATCACAGACCCTCTAACCCCACCCCCTAGACATACCCTTCGCTGTCCAACACATCCTTGATGCTGGCCTTGGTGATGATGGCATCATCACACTTGAACCACTGGTCTTTGTGCTGCCGTATGAAGCTGGTGTAGTGGCCACTTTCCAAGGTCCCTTGATGGTTAACAACAGCAAACAGGGAGTACCTGGTGTAGAAGGAGAGAGCATCTGAACTACGGTCTACTGAACTGGCCTAAAGCAGAGCTTGCTGGCTGCAGAGTTGGGAGAGCCAGGTCTGCACTGCTCAGCTCTGGCCTAGAACTGCAATGCACAGAAGAGGTGGCAGCAGTGATGATCCAGTCAGTAACTGGTTTACTTGTACCATCGCCTGTGCTATCGACGGCAAGAGGGATGGTACCGAAGAGCAAGCTCATGAGGCTGGGCTCCTAGGCAGACCCACACCAGAGGTTTCTAGAGTGCGGTTGGCACCAGGAGGGTGCTGTCTGAGAAATGCCCACTCACTCACCCAGCCCTGTAACCCACATACTTGTTGTCATTGTTGAGACTGTCCAGGGGCTGCTGGTACTGCCCATTCATCCTGCTCTCTTTGCTGTAAGGCAGTAATAAAACTTAGTTACTAACTTACCAGAGAGATAGGCTCCAATGACAGCATTAACTGATGCCAAGCAGTATACttcatttatttcagttttcctaGGCAGACTGCCTCACACACTGGTAAGAAATCCAGCTTGGGCTGGAGATCCCTGGCCTAATGCTTCTGTGGCAGTACCCTCCCCTCAATAGACCCCAAAGCCACTTTCTGCTCCAGGGGCTGCTGGTACGGGCTTTGTGAAGTTTTGCTCGAAACACACCAAATAAAGAACTCCTTCCAAAGGCTGTAAGTTAGCCCCGCACTACATTCTTAAAGAGCACAAGGACACCGTGGAGTATCTCACTAGCAGCAGGTCGGGTAGGACGGGAGGAGGGGCTGTACAGGAAATGCCAGGTTTCAAACTAACTTGGTTTATTTACTTACAGCCAAAGTTAGCAGAAGACAGCAGGACCTGTGAGGCCTTAGAACCAGCAACAATGTCACCCCATCCCTGGACATGTTACTACCTCATTTTCTAAAGAACCAATTCTCATGGTCTCTGATATTATTTCAGTCAGTGACCTGTGGACCCAGGAACACAGCCACAAGAAGGGCATCTAGATTAATAATAGGAAGCTGCTCAAGACAGTACAGTGGGCTGAGGAGTGGCTTCTGAAAATGTACTGTCTGTATCTTGACCCTCAAAACTGCAGATGTGAGCCATTTAGGAAACCTGTGCAGACAGGATGAGGGATGCCGAAATGAGGCCTTTTAGACAGGCTCCACCTCTAACCACTAGTATCTAGAAAGCAGGGGCCAACAGATGAGTCACAGGCTCAGGAAGGGCCTTGGGCTCAGGAGAGTGACCAGCAGAACCTCCAGGAGCAGGATGAGACCAGGGAACCCTGTCAGGATCCTTCTCACCAAGTTTCATATTTctggtttctattactgtgagaaaTTTctatggttttgagccaccacatTTATACATGCTGGCCACAGACAGCAAACACTTTAGCAAGCACTATAGTTTTTTGAGTGTTAAATCTTATGTGATCCATGGTACACAGAATTTGATCTCAAGGAAGAGAATCTACTGTTGCAATACAACCCTATTTATCTGTATTTCAAAATCTGTCTCCATCAACCAAAAAATGTTACATGGTCTGCCTGTAACTTTATCTTGATGAGCTGCCAAATTTGAAAGTTGATAAATAATCAATGAAGGAGTCACAGCACAGAGAGGCACCCATGGTGAGACCAGAGACCAGGTAAGTACTGAGGTTGGGGACGAGGTCTATACAGCTGTAATACAGCTTGTCTATACCCTGGCACTGGGCACAAGACAACTTGCCTCcccacctgaacacacacaaggGCACCAAACCTTTGTACCTGGAAGCCATGAAGGGCGTCatgtccagctccagggggaacgACACATATGTGGTGATCTTCCGCCGAAGTTTGGCTGAGTGTTCAAATCGCTGCAGAGATGAAGGGAGAGGAACACGAGCAGACTAAGCAGTAGTTGGGCCACGGAGCCACTTTACTCACTGATCCCTCCAGCAGTCCTGCTCAGGCCAACCCGGAATTCAGGACCCTCCTAACTCACCTCCCGAACgttgggattacagctgtgtaccACCAAACTCGGACTgatcttttacattttaaaaggtataaaataaagaatagggAATACAGATCACACGTAACCTTCAGACTCAAATACTACTGCTGCCTGCTCTACTAGAGGACCTCAGCTtgactcccagcaaccacaaagcagctcacagcagtctgtaactccagtcctagaggacccaacaccctcttctggtttctgtgggtaccgggcatgcatgtggtgcaaacACACAGGCAAACCACCCACACACGGAACAACCACCACAAGACTCAAATTCCCACTACTTGGCTTTTCCTACACAGAGCCTGCCGGCCTCTGGACTAGACCATAAAGCTCAGGTCCTTGTTTTCTGGATCTTTGCTTCCCACAGTTTTGGGGTGGAACTCAGAACCTTGTGCATTTTTAGGCAAGAGCTCTCTCTCCCACTGACTCACCCCCTAGCCTGGGTCTTTATTTTGAAGTGAAACAAAGTTAAAAGAGGAGctgaggatggctcagcagtaatgAGCTTgaacccgagttcaaatccccacacCTACATAATGGACAGCAGTGAACACACACACCTGTAGCCTCAGCGCtgtgggaggcacagacaggagagCCTGGGCTTGCCAATCTCAAgcctaactccaggttcagtgagaagccctgtctccatGCAGTAAGGTAGAGTATGGTAGAGCAGGACATCTGCTGTCTCCTCTGGCCTACATTCACAGAGATGGCAGCAGTAAAATCTAATCCCACCTCCTACGCAGCTCCTTGCTGTCTTTACAAGGAGGTGCACACTCTGTCAGCTAGAGGCAGGAGCGCAGGAGGCGGCTCTACTTCCTGCCTCTTGGGACTGGTGCACTCTGAGGGCTCTAACCTGAGCTGGTGAGCTTGAGGCTGTGCTTTAGGCTAATGCCGGGCTGCCCCTGTGGCTGGTTTTCTGGGAAACTCACTTTGAGATGGAAGCAGGCCACAATGGGCAGCTTCTTCATGGTGAGCTGCTTTGTAGACTCTTGGTAGCTATGGCAACCGCTACACTTGATCTTGGCACTGCTTCCTAAGTGCTCTGGTCTGGTAAATCTACaaggcattaaaaaaaacaaaacaaaacaaaaaacccaaaacccatgtttttattaaaaaacaaacatgtttttatttaacaacaacaaagtggAAAGGTAAGGAcaagggagaaaagggaacagGTTATTTTTACCACCCGAAGTACATATCAACAGTTAAAGGTGTGTTTCACAACACAAAGAGGAACTTCAtcttcccctgcttctctgaagcTTATTTtttctgtccgtccgtccgtccgtcatccatccatccatctcctaCCTACATACGTATTTTAGTGAAAAGTCTGGGGAAATGGTGGCAATTTTCTCATTATACATTTCAGTAACTCAACCTGTCTCATAACAATGGTGCATACTGCCACACAAAGCTACAAATGGGGACAGCGGCAGTTCAGAAGACCCACAGTGCACAGATGCCTCAATAAACAAATGGTGTCATCACCCATGGGCCACTAGTCAGCGGAATCACATGATCTACCCCATACACAATTCTCAGGACTTTCAGAGATCAAGACAAAGTGGAAGAGCCAGCCCACAGGTGACGTGCTGTGAGACTCCACTCATACCTCCCTGAGAATCTAGAGGAAGCCAGAACTGAACTGCTTAGGTAAGGACCTGACAGAGTGGTAGGTGGGACAAACTATAATGCTCATGCCTACACCAGCTTCAGCGACCTGCTGTGACATACACATCCACCTCTCTGTGCTGTGGGGTCTCATGATGGGGAATGGGTGAAAGTACCAGGGAGCACCATGTCACCCTATAGCAGCAGGATAATCTTCAAAGATCTGctcattttgtttctctctttctcttgtttttttttggtgattttttttcttcttttttttttctgttaatttttaaagattgaatCATGTAgtaaaatggaaggaagaagtgGCATTCTGAAACAATACTGCAAGATGTCTCACCTTCGCAGGCAGTCTGTGAGAGTGGTGGTGCCTGATGCATGGCTCTCCCCGTTAACCAcactgccctcacttcctgggctCAAGGGCCAGAAAGGGGTGGAAGAACCAGGTAGGTCTAAACTGATGTCCCAGAAAGGATCTATGGTGGTGGAGACCCCGCTgcaagaaaagatgaaaacacaTGAGAGCACATGAGGACTGGTGTGTACTGTGGCATGAGGCAGCCCCTAGAGATAGGCCAAACATGCTGCCTGCTCTGCCCACCTGTCTAGCAGACACCTCAGGACAGAACAGAAGTATTCACAGTAATGACTTTATCTGGGGGATCTGGCAGAGTGTAAAGTCCTGAGctacaggcagagctctgtgctgGGATCCAGTTCACAGCACTTAGGAACTGCAGCAACACTGCTCAGAAACTAGGTGCCTTGCATGGGCAAAGACACCGAGATCCCCATCTACAGTGTGCCAAGGCCAAATTTGGCAGCCCTACAGACAAGGACCACTGCATCAAACAAGGCTGACTTCTGCCAGGAGGCTCACATTAGAATATTAAAGAGGAAACCTAGAATAGGAAATTGGGTTCAGATTTGAACTGGAATTCAAGGCTATCTCTTGCTAACAGAATGTAGTAGTTATAAGGCCAGGGAGAGAGGAATTCTACATTGCTCAAAGATAAGGCCTCAAAGGAGATCTGCTCCTGGAAAACCATAGGAGAACCCCTGGATTCCTGTACCCTGGTCCTGAACCCTGTTCAGAGTACAGGTGGGCACTGGGGGATGGTGACCAGGGTTTGCAAACCCAGGGGTGAGACAGTGGAGCAAGCACCAGACACAGTAGGGTGGGTGGGAGACTTCTCTGGCCACTGCCAAGAACCTTTTCTGCCTCTGAAGGTGAAAGCACTAAGCAATGGTGATACCTGAGAAGAACTGTGGCTTTACGTCAGCAGATGGGAAAGGGGCCGATTCACATTGGAGCATGGGAGCCAATGATCTGCCATCTGAAGGGGCTATTTGCTTTGCTTCTTATAGTCCTAAAGACTATAAAAAAAGCAGAGACATATGTATGAAGCTGCCAAGGACACCCTGCTAACTGCCAGCACAGTCCCCAAGGGAAGAGCTCCCAGCCTTCAGATTCAGGTAATCTGTTGATTCCTTGTGTCTTTTCTATCAGAGGTACTTTATCTCAATTGACCAGGACATAGCTGTTTAAATAAAATTGTCCCTCACCTGAAGCTAGCGTAGGTGCTCCACTATGAACACCACAGAATTCAAGGAGCTTTCTCTAAGGTGGTGCTGAGCTTTAGGCTTGAAGTCCACATAAGACTTTCTCTTGCTGACTGGGAAATGCAAAGGATACGGCACAGCCATGGCAGATGAAAACACCCCTGGTGACTGTCCAGCTGATGGGAGCACTTACTGGCAGACTTGGCATGTGACATCAGACTGGAGCCCACCCGTGAAGATCTGGTCGATGATGCAATTGCAGTGGTTGGGGTTGTTGGCTTTCTTCCCATTGTCATCACCTGAGGACAGAAAGTGAGATTACCAACAGTGACGTGACCAAGACAGCACAAAGCTGTCAGCAAGTCCACATCCAcccagcaaaggcaggaagacaCCACAAGTATCAACCCTCTACGAGGTCTGTGAAGACGTTTACTTCAACAAGAGATCTATCTCGTGGCAGGGGTGAGGTGAGGTGTgtcatccttttctttctttctggagccAGGGTAagatagctctggctggccttgaacttgcagagatctgcctgcctttgccacctgggtgttgggattatagatgtgtgccagcACACTGGCCTGGGACCACTACTCTTGTACAGAGGTTCACACCTGTACTCCCAGAGGTTGAGACAAGAGGACCAGTGCCTTAGGCCAGtatgagctacacagtgagaccctgcctccaaaaataCCCAAAATCAGCTgatattaacaaaacaaactGTGGAGAACTCCTTAGCAGCAAGCATGCGATTTTCCTTAGTGGAAACAGAACCTGACTATAAGACAAATCAAGCGTTCTTCTACAGTTGCCTGGGTGAGCATAAGCCTTGCTCTGTTCCATTTTTAAGGAAACTCCCCGCCTGCCCCAGCCCAGCAGGGAGATGGTGGCAGGCCCACCTTTGCAGTGCCGGTGGAGGACGTCCAGGGCTGCAATGAGGAATTCATGTGCGTCCTGCTGCTCATAACCCGCCAGGTGCCGGGCGTGCGTCCACACCAGGTGCAGCAGCTTGTAGGGAATGTGTGGGGAGCGGTGCCCCGAGTAAAACTGtttagagagaaggaaaagggacaACTAGGACACCCGTCAGTCTTCATCATACAAAAAATGCACAGCTGCAGACTGGGTGAGAGTTTGATCCAACAAActtccttgattttctttttacaaactgtatttttaaaaaaagatttatgtactttatgtatataggtgttttgtctgcttatACATTTGTgcaccaaaagagggcatctgatcccatgggactacagttaatagatggttgtgagtcaccatgtgggtgctgggaattgaactcaggacctctggaagagcagccagtgctcttaactgatgaaccatccctccagtcctgcaaattatatttttatttggaaCTGCTGGATTTGAGTCTCACTTTCCTCCCTTTTATTTCTGCTCATAAATGCACACATGAAGAGCAAAACCAAGTGATCCATTCCACACAACGTTTGCCTCACAGAACACCTGCCATCCCTTTACCAGAGTGCACCTCCCACGTTCATCAGACCAGGGCTTCTTCCATTGTGTCATTTGTCACGCCTTTGCCTGAGAAGCCATTTGGTGGAAATCCAAGTACACAATGACAATGAGTACATTTAAGGCCATTTCAGGAA
Above is a window of Onychomys torridus chromosome 8, mOncTor1.1, whole genome shotgun sequence DNA encoding:
- the Usp22 gene encoding ubiquitin carboxyl-terminal hydrolase 22, translated to MVARPEPEVEAMDAELAVAPPGCSHLGSFKVDNWKQNLRAIYQCFVWSGTAEARKRKAKSCVCHVCGIHLNRLHSCLYCVFFGCFTKKHIHEHAKSKRHNLAIDLMYGGIYCFLCQDYIYDKDIEIIAKEEQRKAWKLQGVGEKFSTWEPTKRELELLKHNPKRRKITSNCTIGLRGLINLGNTCFMNCIVQALTHTPLLRDFFLSDRHRCEMQSPSSCLVCEMSSLFQEFYSGHRSPHIPYKLLHLVWTHARHLAGYEQQDAHEFLIAALDVLHRHCKGDDNGKKANNPNHCNCIIDQIFTGGLQSDVTCQVCHGVSTTIDPFWDISLDLPGSSTPFWPLSPGSEGSVVNGESHASGTTTLTDCLRRFTRPEHLGSSAKIKCSGCHSYQESTKQLTMKKLPIVACFHLKRFEHSAKLRRKITTYVSFPLELDMTPFMASSKESRMNGQYQQPLDSLNNDNKYSLFAVVNHQGTLESGHYTSFIRQHKDQWFKCDDAIITKASIKDVLDSEGYLLFYHKQFLEYE